One stretch of Arachis hypogaea cultivar Tifrunner chromosome 20, arahy.Tifrunner.gnm2.J5K5, whole genome shotgun sequence DNA includes these proteins:
- the LOC140183275 gene encoding uncharacterized protein — protein MAELKAMNQEAFWYLIAIAPRYWSRSRFTFNSQVDTLVNNMSGSFNSVIVDAREKHIVTMLEETRIKLMIRWAKNRELAQNYSGTILPRIRMRLERKSRSAGEWRPYWSAAQKYEVVNRLENCIKFKGLDLEPFVADCYKKEAYLKCYESVIHPLNGPDFWQKTAHCDVMTLPYRRFSHRPVKKRRLAAGEEEQSSHTQLLRRGEKQRCSICGSVGHNKSRCPKPIKDEAQHSKKLSKGKKKKSNTNSHPPAAKGGRKTTSSQPTPKLGVKRKTTSTTQPPSSAQSNPTT, from the exons ATGGCCGAACTGAAAGCTATGAATCAGGAAGCTTTTTGGTACCTAATTGCTATTGCACCTAGGTACTGGTCTAGATCTAGGTTCACCTTTAATTCTCAAGTAGATACACTAGTTAACAACATGTCTGGGAGTTTTAATTCTGTCATAGTTGATGCTAGAGAGAAGCATATAGTTACGATGTTAGAGGAGACCAGGATTAAACTAATGATTAGGTGGGCAAAAAATAGGGAACTAGCTCAGAACTattcagggacaatcttacctagGATTAGAATGAGGTTGGAGAGAAAGTCTAGATCAGCTGGAGAGTGGCGGCCATATTGGTCTGCAGCTCAGAAATATGAGGTTGTTAACAGATTAGAAAA TTGCATCAAATTCAAGGGGCTTGACTTGGAACCTTTTGTGGCCGACTGTTATAAGAAAGAAGCATACTTGAAATGCTACGAGTCAGTCATACATCCATTGAACGGACCTGATTTCTGGCAGAAAACAGCACATTGTGATGTTATGACACTCCCGTATAGAAGGTTTAGTCACAGGCCAGTAAAAAAGAGAAGACTAGCTGCTGGGGAGGAAGAACAGAGCAGCCACACTCAATTGTTAAGGAGGGGAGAGAAACAAAGGTGCTCAATATGTGGTTCAGTTGGACACAACAAAAGCAGATGCCCTAAACCTATTAAGGATGAg GCCCAACATTCAAAGAAGCTTAGCAAAGGCAAGAAGAAGAAGTCAAACACCAACTCACATCCTCCAGCTGCCAAGGGAGGAAGGAAGACTACATCTTCACAGCCTA